In Erigeron canadensis isolate Cc75 chromosome 6, C_canadensis_v1, whole genome shotgun sequence, the following are encoded in one genomic region:
- the LOC122604821 gene encoding receptor kinase-like protein Xa21, with the protein MSTTKWLPFFVVTLVLVATFPTVAAQSRTIPVGGTNMVDREALLAIKSMINDPRGLMRSWNESSVDFCQWQGVICSLQPQRVTGLNLSHGGLLGSLSPFIGNLSFLTAVWIQNNSLSGEIPPQIGRLFRLQQLGLHNNSFTGNIPVEITNCTNLDILLLGYNNLVGKIPDRIGSLSKLSILIVHENRLQGGIPAFIGNLTLLNTLSFFNCRLGGTAPDVFQRLSLLRRFSMAGNDLVGTVPPSLYNLSSLEELYIDDNRLTGRLPTNINSTLPKIGTLSFPRNQFTGPLPPSILSSPTLLVIDVTQNNLSGKLVINPRNACQLTRVSLSWNNFGSEEDDEMKFIDSLSICKNLDVLLLSNTQMRGSLPDSLGNLSTSLSQLELASNAISGSLPASVGHLSGLTSLDVSNNRLTGTLPVTLGNLQNVRRLDLKNNSFSGSIPSSLGNLSLMIELHLSLNNLNGSIPSNLGNAKRLIQLNLDRNNLTGVIPRKLFELTSLSIILNLGSNQLSGQLPTQIGNLKGLTEIILANNRLSGELPSSLGSCSSLENLNISNNFFSGSLPSSLGSLRALENVDVSYNNFTGQIPTYLETIPLANLNISFNRFEGEVPKKGVFSDPGSVSIVGNGQLCGGVLELNLPKCSSNKQRRNSLSLAVILLISIIPVLLCVALVLLLFMCCRRKREVESDLPEPTSGQPLIQVSYETLHKATDGFSTTNLIGEGSFSSVYKGCLDADDGVLVAIKVLNLRRRGGSKSFISECEALRNTRHRNLIKVITCCSAIDFHGKEFKAIVYEFMPNGNLDQWLHDVQKEHCRPSLLQRVCIALDVAYALDYLHSHAAKTIVHCDLKPSNILLDKDLVAHVGDFGLSKILQSEYHQNRQHSSSVGIRGSIGYAAPEYGVGSKVSRSGDMYSYGILLLEMMTNKKPTDAMFVEGVSLHSYAKKAMGDGSLGIIDPMLFNNDGNLSKRINKEGAIGHMNNEACLRLLLEIGVSCSMERPQYRMDTATVIQELQLVKDAILGQSTVSLNLV; encoded by the exons atgagtactACCAAATGGTTACCATTTTTCGTTGTTACTTTGGTGCTCGTTGCAACATTCCCCACAGTTGCAGCACAGAGCAGAACCATCCCCGTTGGTGGAACAAACATGGTCGATCGTGAGGCATTGCTTGCTATCAAATCTATGATTAATGACCCGCGAGGTCTCATGAGATCATGGAACGAGTCCAGTGTTGACTTCTGTCAATGGCAAGGTGTTATATGCAGCCTCCAACCCCAGAGAGTCACTGGCTTGAATCTCTCACATGGGGGCTTGCTTGGCTCGTTGTCTCCTTTCATTGGCAATCTAAGCTTTCTTACAGCCGTTTGGATACAAAACAACTCACTTTCTGGTGAAATTCCGCCTCAAATTGGACGTCTGTTTAGATTACAACAGCTCGGTCTTCATAACAACTCTTTCACTGGAAACATTCCAGTCGAAATAACCAACTGCACCAACCTCGATATTCTGCTCTTGGGTTACAACAACCTGGTTGGCAAGATCCCAGATAGGATCGGTTCATTGTCCAAGCTAAGCATACTCATCGTTCATGAGAACAGGTTACAAGGCGGGATTCCAGCTTTCATTGGGAATCTTACATTGCTCAATACTCTTTCGTTTTTCAATTGTAGACTGGGGGGAACAGCTCCTGACGTTTTCCAACGGCTGAGTTTACTGAGAAGATTTTCAATGGCAGGAAATGACCTTGTTGGTACCGTCCCACCTTCTCTTTATAATCTTTCGTCTTTAGAAGAACTATATATCGATGACAATCGACTCACTGGTAGACTACCCACTAACATAAATTCGACCTTGCCTAAGATTGGGACACTTTCTTTTCCCAGGAACCAATTTACAGGTCCCCTGCCTCCCTCCATTTTAAGTTCTCCAACACTACTCGTGATAGATGTAACTCAAAACAATTTATCTGGAAAACTAGTCATCAATCCTCGTAACGCCTGTCAGCTTACAAGGGTCTCACTGAGTTGGAATAACTTTGGAAGCGAGGAAGACGACGAAATGAAGTTTATAGATAGTTTGTCGATTTGCAAAAATCTAGATGTGTTACTTCTCAGTAACACTCAGATGAGAGGTTCCCTGCCAGATTCTTTAGGAAACCTGTCAACATCACTCTCTCAACTCGAACTTGCTTCAAATGCAATTTCTGGAAGCCTCCCTGCATCGGTAGGTCACCTGTCGGGCCTAACATCTCTAGATGTGTCTAATAATCGACTCACAGGCACACTTCCAGTGACCCTTGGCAATCTTCAAAACGTACGAAGGTTAGATCTTAAGAATAATTCTTTCTCAGGGAGCATTCCTAGTTCTTTAGGAAATCTTTCATTAATGATTGAACTTCACCTAAGTTTAAACAATCTAAACGGGTCAATACCATCAAATTTAGGAAATGCCAAGAGGTTAATACAGTTAAATCTTGATCGAAATAACCTTACTGGAGTCATACCTAGGAAACTATTTGAACTTACATCGCTATCCATTATCCTGAATTTAGGCAGTAACCAATTGTCTGGACAGCTTCCCACACAGATTGGTAACCTTAAGGGCCTAACTGAAATCATTCTGGCAAATAACCGATTGTCAGGTGAGCTTCCAAGCAGCCTTGGTAGTTGTAGCAGCCTTGAGAATCTAAACATAAGCAACAACTTCTTTTCAGGATCTCTTCCATCATCTTTGGGATCATTAAGAGCCCTTGAAAATGTTGATGTTTCTTATAACAACTTCACAGGGCAGATACCGACTTATCTGGAAACAATACCTCTAGCGAATCTTAACATTTCATTCAACAGATTCGAGGGCGAGGTGCCAAAGAAAGGAGTTTTTTCCGATCCAGGTTCTGTATCTATTGTTGGCAACGGTCAACTTTGTGGCGGTGTACTTGAACTTAATCTACCTAAGTGCAGTTCTAACAAGCAGAGAAGAAATAGCTTGAGTCTTGCAGTCATATTGCTGATTTCAATAATTCCAGTTCTGTTATGTGTAGCGTTGGTATTATTGCTTTTCATGTGCTGTAGACGAAAGAGAGAAGTGGAATCTGATTTACCCGAGCCAACATCCGGGCAGCCCCTCATTCAGGTTTCTTATGAAACACTCCACAAAGCAACCGATGGGTTTTCCACCACAAACTTAATCGGTGAGGGCAGTTTTTCATCTGTTTATAAAGGATGCCTTGATGCAGATGATGGTGTACTCGTTGCCATCAAAGTGCTAAACCTACGACGCCGAGGAGGTTCCAAGAGCTTCATATCTGAGTGTGAGGCATTGAGAAATACCCGACACAGAAACTTAATAAAGGTCATAACTTGTTGCAGCGCAATTGACTTCCATGGAAAGGAATTCAAAGCCATAGTTTATGAATTCATGCCCAATGGAAATTTAGACCAATGGTTACATGACGTGCAAAAAGAGCACTGTCGGCCCAGTTTGCTCCAAAGAGTTTGTATAGCGTTGGATGTCGCTTATGCACTTGATTATCTTCATAGTCATGCTGCAAAGACCATTGTTCACTGTGATTTGAAGCCAAGCAACATTCTTCTTGACAAAGACTTGGTTGCACATGTTGGCGATTTTGGGCTCTCAAAGATTCTTCAATCTGAATACCACCAAAATCGACAGCATAGCAGCTCAGTTGGGATTAGAGGAAGCATAGGGTATGCAGCTCCAG AATACGGGGTGGGTAGCAAAGTGTCAAGAAGTGGAGATATGTATAGCTACGGGATTTTGTTGCTGGAGATGATGACAAACAAGAAACCCACAGATGCCATGTTTGTTGAAGGGGTCAGCCTACACAGTTATGCTAAGAAAGCCATGGGTGATGGGTCACTTGGGATAATCGACCCAATGCTTTTTAACAATGACGGAAATCTTTCAAAGAGAATCAACAAGGAAGGAGCAATAGGTCACATGAATAATGAAGCATGTTTGCGTTTGTTGCTTGAAATAGGAGTTTCATGTTCCATGGAGCGGCCTCAGTATAGAATGGACACGGCTACTGTGATCCAAGAGCTACAGCTGGTAAAGGATGCCATTTTAGGGCAATCAACCGTTTCCTTAAATCTTGTTTAA
- the LOC122602737 gene encoding receptor kinase-like protein Xa21 yields the protein MSATKWLPFFFVTLVLVATFSTVAAQNRTIPVSGTNTVDREALLAIKSMINDPRGLMSSWNNSSVDFCQWQGVICGLRHQRVIALNLSSGGLLGSLSPFIGNLSFLRAIRAHNNSLSGDIPSQLGRLFRLQELRLYNNSFTGSIPDAITNCTNLQYLHVGYNNLVGKIPDRIGSLSMLSLLIVHENSLQGGIPPFIGNLTLLETVSFFNCRLGGRTPDVFQRLSNLRRYSMAGNDLVGTVPPSLYNLSSLEELYIDDNRLTGRLPTNINTTLPKIGTLSFPRNQFTGPLPPSILSSPTLLVIDVAQNNLSGKLVINPRNTCQLTRVSLSWNNFGNEEDDEMKFIDGLSICKNLDVLLLSNTQMRGFLPDSLGNLSTSLSQLDLASNAFSGSLPSSVGGLSGLTSLDVSNNQLTGTLPMTIGNLRNIRRLNLKNNSFSGSIPSSIGNLSLMIELHLGLNKLNGSIPSDLGNAKRLIELNLDRNNLTGAIPRKLFELTSLSIILNLGSNQLSGQLPTQIGNLKGLTEIILANNRLSGELPSSLGSCSSLENLNISNNFFSGSLPSSLGSLRALENVDVSHNNFTGQIPTYLETIPLASLNMSFNRFQGVVPKKGVFSNAGSVSIVGNGQLCGGVIELYLPKCSSNKRKNNLSLAVILVISIVPALLCVALVLLLFMCCRRKREVESDPPETRSGESLIQVSYEALYKATDGFSTKNLIGEGSFSSVYKGCLDDGVILAIKVLNLHRQGGSKSFISECEALRNARHRNLIKVITCCSGIDFHGNEFKAIVYEFMPNGNLDQWLHNVQNELPRLSLLQRVCIALDVAYALNYLHHHAAKTIVHCDLKPSNILLDKDLVAHVGDFGLAKILQSEYHQNRQHSSSVGIRGSIGYAAPEYGVGSKVSRSGDMYSYGILLLEMITNKKPIDAMFVEGVSLHSYAKKAMGDGSLGIIDPMLINNDGNLSKRTNKEGAIGHMNNEACLRLLLEIGVSCSMERPQYRMDTATVIQELQLIKDAILGDSNVSINFV from the exons atgagtgCTACCAAATGGTTACCATTTTTCTTTGTAACTTTGGTGCTTGTTGCAACGTTCTCCACAGTTGCAGCGCAAAACAGAACCATCCCGGTTAGTGGAACAAACACGGTTGATCGTGAGGCATTGCTTGCCATCAAATCTATGATTAATGACCCACGAGGTCTCATGAGTTCATGGAACAATTCCAGCGTTGATTTCTGCCAATGGCAAGGTGTTATTTGCGGCCTCCGCCACCAGAGAGTCATCGCCTTGAATCTCTCGTCTGGGGGCTTGCTCGGTTCATTGTCTCCTTTCATTGGCAATCTAAGCTTTCTTAGGGCCATTCGGGCACATAACAACTCACTTTCTGGTGACATTCCGTCTCAACTTGGACGTCTGTTTAGATTACAAGAGCTACGTCTTTATAACAACTCTTTCACTGGAAGCATTCCAGACGCAATAACCAACTGCACCAACCTCCAATACCTTCACGTGGGTTACAACAACCTGGTTGGCAAGATCCCAGATAGAATTGGTTCATTGTCCATGCTAAGCTTACTCATCGTTCATGAGAACAGTTTACAAGGCGGGATTCCACCTTTCATTGGGAATCTTACATTGCTCGAAACTGTTTCGTTTTTTAACTGTAGACTTGGCGGAAGAACTCCTGACGTTTTCCAACGGCTGAGTAACCTGAGAAGATATTCAATGGCAGGAAATGACCTTGTTGGTACCGTCCCACCTTCTCTTTATAATCTTTCGTCTTTAGAAGAACTATATATCGATGACAATCGACTCACTGGTAGATTACCCACTAACATAAATACGACATTGCCTAAGATTGGCACACTTTCTTTTCCCAGAAACCAGTTTACAGGTCCCCTCCCTCCCTCCATTTTAAGTTCTCCAACGCTACTCGTGATAGATGTAGCTCAAAACAATTTATCTGGAAAATTAGTCATCAATCCTCGTAACACCTGTCAGCTTACAAGGGTGTCACTGAGTTGGAATAACTTTGGAAACGAGGAAGACGATGAAATGAAGTTTATAGATGGTTTGTCGATTTGCAAAAATCTAGATGTGTTACTTCTCAGTAACACTCAGATGAGAGGTTTCCTACCAGATTCTTTAGGAAACCTGTCAACTTCACTCTCTCAACTCGATCTAGCTTCAAATGCTTTTTCTGGCAGCCTGCCTTCATCAGTAGGTGGCCTTTCGGGCCTAACTTCTCTAGATGTGTCTAATAATCAACTCACGGGCACACTTCCCATGACCATTGGCAATCTTCGAAACATACGAAGGTTAAATCTTAAGAATAATTCTTTCTCAGGGAGCATTCCTAGTTCTATAGGAAATCTTTCATTAATGATTGAGCTTCATTTAGGTTTGAACAAACTGAACGGGTCCATACCATCAGATTTAGGAAATGCTAAGAGGTTAATAGAGTTAAATCTTGATCGAAATAACCTTACTGGAGCCATACCTAGGAAACTATTTGAACTTACATCGCTATCCATTATCCTGAATTTAGGCAGTAACCAATTGTCCGGACAGCTTCCCACACAGATTGGTAATCTTAAGGGCCTAACTGAAATCATTCTGGCAAATAACCGATTGTCAGGCGAGCTTCCAAGCAGCCTTGGTAGTTGCAGCAGCCTTGAGAATTTAAACATAAGCAACAACTTCTTTTCAGGATCTCTTCCATCATCTTTGGGATCATTACGAGCCCTTGAAAATGTTGATGTTTCTCATAACAACTTCACAGGGCAGATCCCGACTTATCTGGAAACAATACCTTTAGCAAGTCTTAACATGTCATTCAACAGATTCCAGGGTGTGGTGCCAAAAAAAGGAGTCTTTTCCAATGCAGGTTCAGTATCTATTGTTGGCAATGGTCAACTTTGTGGCGGTGTAATTGAACTTTATCTACCTAAGTGCAGTTCTAACAagagaaaaaataatttgagTCTTGCAGTCATATTGGTGATTTCAATAGTTCCAGCACTGCTATGTGTAGCGTTGGTATTATTGCTTTTCATGTGCTGTAGACGAAAAAGAGAAGTAGAATCTGATCCACCTGAGACAAGATCTGGGGAGTCCCTCATTCAGGTTTCTTACGAGGCACTCTACAAAGCAACCGATGGGTTTTCCACCAAAAACTTAATCGGTGAGGGTAGTTTTTCATCGGTTTATAAAGGATGCCTCGATGATGGTGTAATTCTTGCCATTAAAGTACTAAACCTCCATCGTCAAGGAGGTTCCAAGAGCTTCATATCTGAGTGTGAGGCGTTGAGAAATGCCCGACATAGAAACCTAATAAAGGTCATAACTTGTTGCAGTGGCATTGACTTCCATGGAAATGAATTCAAAGCCATAGTTTATGAATTTATGCCAAATGGAAATTTAGACCAATGGTTGCATAATGTGCAAAATGAGCTCCCTCGACTCAGTTTGCTTCAAAGAGTGTGTATAGCGTTGGATGTCGCTTACGCACTtaattatcttcatcatcatgcTGCAAAGACCATTGTTCATTGTGATTTGAAGCCAAGCAACATTCTTCTTGACAAAGACTTGGTTGCACATGTTGGCGATTTTGGGCTCGCAAAGATTCTTCAATCTGAATACCACCAAAATCGACAGCATAGCAGCTCAGTTGGGATCAGAGGAAGCATAGGGTATGCAGCTCCAG AATATGGGGTGGGTAGCAAAGTGTCAAGAAGTGGAGATATGTATAGCTATGGGATTTTGTTGCTGGAGATGATTACAAACAAGAAACCTATAGATGCCATGTTTGTTGAAGGGGTCAGCCTACACAGTTATGCTAAGAAAGCCATGGGTGATGGGTCCCTAGGGATTATCGACCCAATGCTTATTAACAATGATGGAAATCTTTCGAAGAGAACCAACAAGGAAGGAGCAATAGGTCACATGAATAATGAAGCATGTTTGCGTTTGTTGCTTGAAATAGGAGTGTCATGTTCCATGGAGCGGCCTCAGTATAGAATGGACACGGCTACTGTGATCCAAGAGCTGCAGCTGATAAAGGATGCCATTTTAGGGGATTCAAACGTTTCCATAAATTTTGTTTAA
- the LOC122604820 gene encoding uncharacterized protein LOC122604820, translated as MGPINRWCSLSTAPFSKGSLDCTYWAWDNCPVAWRGQYTRGDHNGPTISLEALASQDTWIWHAYFGVAGSNNGINVLNQSLLFNSFENGTAPVVPFTVNGTEYKYQYFLVDGIYPRYAMFVKTIPHPTNEKRIRFAKTREAARKVVERTFDEDYALCPDYIPDPPVAPQPSDDRLAEIQESNVHEDFRMDLIDHIHRTFIPSPDR; from the exons ATGGGGCCAATTAATAGATGGTGCAGTCTTTCAACGGCACCATTCTCCAAAG GGAGCCTTGATTGTACATATTGGGCTTGGGATAATTGTCCGGTGGCTTGGCGTGGCCAGTACACGAGAGGTGACCACAACGGGCCGACAATATCGCTTGAAGCACTGGCATCACAAGATACATGGATTTGGCACGCATACTTTGGTGTTGCCGGTTCAAACAACGGAattaatgtgttgaaccaatctcTTTTGTTCAATAGCTTTGAAAACGGCACAGCACCGGTGGTTCCTTTCACGGTAAATGGCACCGAATATAAGTATCAGTATTTCCTCGTGGACGGGATCTACCCAAGATATGCGATGTTTGTGAAAACCATTCCTCATCCAACCAATGAGAAAAGGATTCGATTTGCTAAGACACGGGAGGCTGCAAGGAAGGTTGTGGAGCGAACTTTTG acgaGGACTACGCATTATGTCCTGATTATATTCCAGATCCCCCGGTTGCACCACAACCATCAGATGATCGACTAGCAGAAATACAAGAATCAAACGTCCATGAAGACTTTCGTatggatctcattgaccatattcatcgcACATTCATCCCGAGCCCCGATCGCTAG